Proteins from one Romboutsia sp. CE17 genomic window:
- a CDS encoding VOC family protein has product MKMAHITINTQCLEESISFYQEVVGLSIQNDFRKTSGMPIVFLANAQGETSVELIENKENKYSGDGISIGFHVDNVIEAHEKMANAGLNPTPIISPNPNVKFFFVKDPNGVNIQFI; this is encoded by the coding sequence ATGAAAATGGCGCATATTACAATCAATACTCAGTGTTTAGAGGAATCAATAAGTTTTTATCAAGAAGTAGTTGGCCTTTCGATACAAAATGATTTTAGAAAAACATCAGGAATGCCAATTGTATTTTTAGCTAATGCACAGGGTGAAACTTCAGTAGAGCTAATTGAAAATAAGGAGAATAAATATAGTGGTGATGGAATATCCATTGGTTTTCATGTAGATAATGTAATAGAAGCTCATGAAAAAATGGCAAATGCAGGATTGAATCCAACTCCTATAATTTCACCTAATCCAAATGTAAAATTCTTCTTTGTAAAAGATCCTAATGGAGTTAATATACAGTTTATTTAA
- a CDS encoding YdeI/OmpD-associated family protein, translating to MIGITKAIRTQIGKSYGDNVFVEVEKDEEVREIELPIDFKTELEKNEEALKYYNKLSYSAQRKYYQWITSAKKEETRKRRIIEAISKLESNIKL from the coding sequence ATGATAGGTATTACTAAAGCCATAAGAACGCAAATTGGTAAAAGTTATGGAGATAATGTTTTTGTTGAAGTAGAAAAAGATGAAGAAGTTCGTGAGATTGAATTACCAATAGATTTTAAGACTGAATTAGAAAAGAATGAAGAAGCTTTAAAATATTATAATAAGCTGTCATACTCAGCACAGAGAAAATATTATCAATGGATAACTAGTGCTAAAAAAGAAGAAACAAGAAAAAGAAGAATTATAGAAGCAATTTCAAAGTTAGAGTCTAATATAAAGTTATAA
- a CDS encoding DUF1905 domain-containing protein, with product MSYKFEATIKKIEDKDATFIEIPFDVEKEFGAKRVKVKAKFDGVDYRGSYC from the coding sequence ATGAGTTATAAGTTTGAAGCGACAATAAAGAAAATAGAAGATAAAGATGCAACTTTTATAGAAATTCCGTTTGATGTAGAAAAAGAGTTTGGAGCAAAAAGAGTCAAAGTAAAAGCTAAATTCGATGGAGTAGATTATAGAGGCTCTTATTGTTAG
- a CDS encoding glycoside hydrolase family 2 protein, whose translation MRKVYNFNTKWAFSKEASEAPKVMPDKWYWVSLPHTWNDIDGQDGGNDLYRGTAYYAKELEKIDLPKADKYYLEFNGANSSATVYVNGKKLAHHDGGYSTWRVNITDVLEDKNLFVVEVDNAQNDRVYPQNADFTFYGGLYRNVNILSLNNSHFDVEYYGGPGIKVTPEVIDANAKVDVEVFTTNTMENQKLVYILKDQEGNIIEQKETNASETLVTFEIENVHLWHGKKDPYLYSVEVLLKQDDEVLDNVSTRFGCRTFKIDPELGFILNGEEYPLRGVSRHQDRWGIGNALLPEHHEEDMDMICELGATTIRLAHYQHDQYFYDLCDERGLVIWAEIPYISTHMPNGRENTISQMKELITQNYNHPSIVVWGLSNEITMSGESTEDLRENHTILNDLVHDMDKTRLTTIACVSMCSMDDPYVQIPDVVSYNHYFGWYGGDTSMNGPWFDEFHAKYPNIPIGCSEYGCEALDWHTSNPDQGDYTEEYQAYYHEELIKQFFTRKYMWATHVWNMFDFGADARNEGGENGQNHKGLVTFDRKYKKDAFYAYKAWLSDEPFVHICGKRYVDRVEETTKVTVYSNQPEVELFANGVSLGKQTSLEHFFYFEVPNMGETTLEAIAGDCKDSSFIRKVEVFNEDYRLKEKGAILNWFDIDAPEGYFSLNNKISEIMECEEAGKILTDFLTPLMSGMMGADQVGEKKDEDKENNNIDSLITMMGSFTILRLTSLLGAGHVEVTKEQLLDLNEKLNKVACPVESLA comes from the coding sequence ATGAGAAAAGTATATAATTTTAATACAAAATGGGCATTCTCTAAAGAAGCTTCAGAAGCACCAAAAGTAATGCCAGATAAATGGTATTGGGTTTCATTACCTCACACTTGGAATGATATAGATGGACAAGATGGAGGAAATGACCTTTATAGAGGAACAGCGTATTATGCAAAAGAATTAGAAAAAATAGATTTACCAAAGGCTGATAAATACTATTTAGAATTTAATGGGGCTAATTCTTCTGCAACTGTATATGTTAATGGAAAGAAATTAGCACATCATGATGGTGGTTATTCTACATGGAGAGTAAACATTACTGATGTATTAGAAGATAAAAACTTATTCGTAGTTGAAGTAGATAATGCTCAAAATGATAGAGTATATCCACAAAATGCAGACTTTACTTTCTACGGTGGACTTTACCGTAATGTAAATATACTTTCATTAAACAACTCACACTTTGATGTAGAATACTATGGTGGACCAGGAATAAAGGTAACTCCAGAAGTAATAGATGCAAATGCTAAAGTTGATGTAGAAGTATTTACAACAAATACTATGGAAAATCAAAAATTAGTATATATATTAAAAGATCAAGAAGGAAATATAATAGAACAAAAAGAAACAAATGCATCAGAAACTTTAGTTACATTTGAAATAGAAAATGTTCACTTATGGCATGGTAAAAAAGATCCATACTTATATAGTGTTGAAGTATTATTAAAGCAAGATGATGAAGTTTTAGATAATGTAAGCACTAGATTTGGATGCCGTACTTTTAAAATAGATCCAGAATTAGGGTTCATATTAAATGGTGAAGAATATCCATTAAGAGGGGTTTCTCGTCACCAAGATAGATGGGGAATAGGTAATGCATTATTACCAGAGCATCATGAAGAAGATATGGATATGATATGTGAATTAGGAGCAACTACTATACGTCTTGCTCACTACCAACATGACCAATACTTCTATGATTTATGTGATGAAAGAGGTTTAGTTATATGGGCAGAAATACCATATATATCTACACATATGCCAAATGGTAGAGAAAACACAATATCTCAAATGAAAGAATTAATAACTCAAAACTATAACCATCCATCTATAGTTGTATGGGGATTATCAAATGAGATAACAATGTCAGGAGAATCTACTGAAGATTTAAGAGAAAATCATACAATATTAAATGACTTAGTACATGATATGGATAAAACTCGTTTAACAACAATAGCTTGTGTATCTATGTGTAGCATGGATGACCCATACGTACAAATACCAGACGTAGTATCATACAACCACTACTTCGGATGGTACGGAGGAGACACATCTATGAACGGTCCTTGGTTTGATGAGTTCCATGCAAAATATCCAAATATACCAATAGGGTGTAGTGAATATGGATGTGAAGCATTAGATTGGCATACATCAAATCCAGATCAAGGTGATTATACAGAAGAATATCAAGCATACTACCATGAAGAATTAATAAAACAATTCTTTACAAGAAAATATATGTGGGCAACACATGTATGGAATATGTTTGACTTTGGAGCAGATGCGCGTAATGAAGGTGGAGAAAATGGACAAAACCACAAAGGTTTAGTTACATTTGACCGTAAATACAAAAAAGATGCTTTCTATGCTTATAAAGCTTGGTTATCAGATGAGCCATTCGTTCATATATGTGGTAAGAGATATGTTGATAGAGTAGAGGAAACTACAAAAGTTACTGTTTACTCAAATCAACCAGAAGTAGAATTATTTGCAAATGGTGTAAGCCTTGGAAAACAAACTTCACTAGAACACTTCTTCTATTTCGAAGTACCAAATATGGGAGAAACTACTTTAGAAGCTATAGCTGGTGACTGTAAAGATAGCAGCTTTATACGTAAAGTAGAAGTATTTAACGAAGATTATCGTTTAAAAGAAAAGGGTGCTATATTAAACTGGTTTGATATAGATGCACCAGAAGGATATTTCTCTCTTAACAATAAAATATCTGAAATAATGGAATGCGAAGAAGCTGGAAAAATACTTACTGACTTTTTAACTCCTTTAATGTCAGGAATGATGGGTGCAGACCAAGTAGGAGAAAAGAAAGACGAAGATAAAGAAAATAATAATATAGATAGTCTAATAACAATGATGGGAAGCTTTACTATACTTAGATTAACAAGTCTTCTTGGTGCTGGTCATGTAGAAGTTACAAAAGAACAATTACTTGACTTAAATGAGAAATTAAATAAAGTTGCATGCCCAGTTGAATCTTTAGCATAG
- a CDS encoding AraC family transcriptional regulator — MQLDIINFTTKLLSKCIPVKVQHFKKFQWDSLTFEKDSDFFSMINYHLLKCIEPYLKQCETSTITNIITPFNTNHYILCISKEEDEHLVIGPFVEDPITDDLIYPIINNLKLNLDHSAKLKLYYQSIPSIDATTVFEILSTINEYITNNQLPPRLNTIDLSILPKQDSSYDLFVENMNRTSMYKELEDRYAAEDKLLSYIKNGDIILAQKQFAKYPISCSEIIRTKDSVRNTKNLLLTANTLFRKAAYFGGVHPIYLDELSGKWAIKIEQALSLEVLNNLHIQMINSYCLLTKEHSLSQYSEIVKQALMFINLNISSNLTVKSVAHEVGLSPDYLTRLFKKELGVNIITYINKKRIDTSIELLKSTNLSIEEIGDLIGLNNTSYFYTLFKKEVGISPKQYRNSLKSK; from the coding sequence ATGCAGTTAGATATTATAAATTTTACAACAAAACTATTATCAAAATGTATTCCAGTGAAAGTACAACATTTCAAAAAATTCCAATGGGATTCTTTAACTTTTGAAAAAGATTCAGATTTTTTTTCTATGATAAATTATCATCTTCTTAAGTGTATAGAGCCGTATCTTAAACAATGCGAAACTTCTACTATTACAAATATTATAACTCCATTTAATACAAATCATTATATATTGTGTATATCAAAAGAAGAAGATGAGCACCTTGTTATTGGACCTTTTGTAGAAGATCCTATTACTGATGATTTAATTTATCCTATTATTAATAATCTAAAACTTAACTTAGACCATTCTGCTAAACTAAAACTTTATTATCAATCGATTCCATCTATTGATGCAACAACAGTATTTGAAATTTTATCTACTATAAATGAATATATTACAAATAATCAACTACCGCCTCGTCTAAATACTATTGACTTAAGTATTTTGCCAAAACAGGATTCTAGTTATGATTTATTTGTTGAAAATATGAATCGTACATCTATGTATAAAGAACTTGAAGATAGATATGCTGCTGAGGATAAGTTGCTATCTTATATTAAAAATGGTGATATAATCCTTGCTCAAAAACAATTTGCAAAATATCCTATAAGCTGTTCAGAAATTATTCGTACTAAAGACTCTGTAAGAAACACGAAGAACTTACTATTAACTGCTAATACATTATTTCGTAAAGCTGCTTATTTTGGTGGGGTACATCCTATATACTTAGATGAATTATCAGGTAAATGGGCAATAAAAATAGAACAAGCACTATCATTAGAAGTACTTAATAATCTTCATATTCAAATGATAAATTCTTATTGTCTTCTTACTAAGGAGCACTCTCTCTCACAATATTCAGAAATTGTGAAACAGGCTCTTATGTTTATTAATTTAAATATTTCATCTAACCTTACTGTAAAAAGTGTTGCTCATGAAGTTGGTCTTTCTCCTGATTATTTAACTCGTTTATTTAAAAAAGAATTGGGAGTTAATATTATTACATATATTAATAAAAAACGAATTGATACCTCAATTGAATTGTTAAAGAGTACAAACTTATCTATAGAAGAAATTGGAGACTTAATTGGTTTAAATAATACATCTTATTTTTATACACTATTTAAGAAGGAAGTTGGAATTTCACCAAAACAATATAGAAATAGCCTAAAGTCTAAATAA
- a CDS encoding MarR family winged helix-turn-helix transcriptional regulator, translated as MMELIERFEIFTNSLTKAYKCIQKIKLAEAERMGMKANHMMCMYYLGKNPEGLTATELCKLCIEDKAAVSRTIVDLTEKGFVRPAERDSGRKYRTKIMLTPEGIEINKQMNEAIAMGVSKASSSLNEEDRENFYRVFLHITDNLERICDLYKQEK; from the coding sequence ATGATGGAACTTATAGAACGCTTCGAGATATTTACAAATTCTCTTACAAAGGCATATAAGTGTATTCAAAAAATTAAGCTTGCCGAAGCAGAGCGTATGGGAATGAAGGCTAACCATATGATGTGTATGTATTATCTGGGTAAAAATCCAGAAGGACTTACTGCTACGGAACTATGCAAACTGTGCATTGAAGATAAGGCTGCCGTATCGAGAACGATTGTTGACCTTACTGAAAAAGGCTTTGTAAGGCCTGCCGAAAGGGATTCTGGACGTAAATATCGTACAAAAATTATGCTGACACCAGAAGGTATAGAGATAAACAAGCAGATGAATGAGGCTATCGCTATGGGTGTTAGCAAGGCTTCAAGCAGCTTAAATGAGGAGGACCGAGAGAATTTCTATCGAGTATTTTTACATATTACAGATAATCTTGAAAGGATTTGTGACTTATATAAACAAGAGAAGTAA
- a CDS encoding lysoplasmalogenase has translation MKKSLVMANAIMLALILIFDVWYMFGGGLFAKSIASIMFVITGLINFMYCIKNKTNLKFPIWMMVALIFAMLGDILLVLNFYLGAAAFAVAHIFYFVSYCMLEKMNRRDFICGISISVIGLSVILFTPFLDFEVALMQSVCCVYAIIISFMVGKAISNLVKEKSSINIIIAIGSILFIFSDLMLMLNMFGDIPGTNYLCLGTYYPAQFLLALSLFVYGSINLSKKRKI, from the coding sequence ATGAAAAAATCACTTGTGATGGCAAATGCCATTATGCTAGCTTTAATATTAATTTTTGATGTATGGTATATGTTTGGTGGTGGATTATTTGCTAAATCTATTGCTAGTATCATGTTTGTGATAACAGGACTTATTAATTTTATGTATTGCATCAAAAACAAAACGAACTTAAAATTTCCTATATGGATGATGGTTGCCTTAATATTTGCTATGTTAGGAGATATACTACTAGTACTTAATTTCTACCTTGGTGCAGCAGCATTTGCAGTGGCTCACATATTCTATTTTGTATCTTACTGTATGTTGGAAAAAATGAATCGTAGAGATTTTATATGTGGCATTAGTATTTCGGTAATTGGACTGTCTGTTATATTGTTTACTCCGTTTTTAGATTTCGAAGTAGCTTTAATGCAAAGTGTATGTTGTGTTTATGCTATTATAATTTCATTTATGGTAGGTAAGGCAATTTCAAATCTAGTGAAAGAAAAGAGCTCTATAAATATTATAATTGCAATAGGAAGTATTTTATTCATATTCTCGGATCTTATGCTGATGTTAAACATGTTTGGAGATATTCCAGGAACAAATTATCTATGCCTTGGAACTTATTATCCAGCACAGTTCTTACTTGCGTTATCTCTATTTGTCTATGGTTCTATTAACTTATCAAAGAAAAGAAAGATATAG
- a CDS encoding MalY/PatB family protein encodes MNVKEFCEKYYVERNGTNCLKWDALDTRFGDPELISMWVADMEFKTPECVTDALKERIDHGIFGYSYVPDTYYQAVIDWEYNHHGYKIEKDWIRTSPGVVSALYWAVNMFTKENDSVIILTPVYYPFHNCVKDSNRNLITCDLNYDNGIYTINYDKFEENIIENNVKLFILCSPHNPAGRVWKEEELERLLEICEHHNVLVISDEIHQDLVFGEHKHIPTASIANGKYEDMVITAFASSKTFNLATCLTSTIVIKNEKLRNTWDEFTKIYNQVEVNIFGLTAVEAVLKGGEEWYQALKEVILHNYNTVVDEMKEFPDTYIAPLEGTYLLFMDLRKYIPLNQIKEFTQDKCRLAVDYGEWFGENWKGFIRLNLGTHPDIVLKAITNIKDNLRNIKNK; translated from the coding sequence ATGAATGTAAAAGAATTTTGTGAGAAATATTATGTAGAAAGGAATGGAACAAATTGTTTAAAGTGGGATGCGCTTGATACAAGATTTGGCGATCCAGAGCTTATCTCAATGTGGGTTGCTGATATGGAGTTTAAAACACCTGAATGTGTTACTGACGCACTAAAAGAAAGAATCGATCATGGTATATTTGGTTATTCTTATGTGCCTGATACTTATTATCAAGCTGTAATTGATTGGGAATACAATCATCATGGATATAAAATTGAGAAAGATTGGATAAGGACTTCTCCAGGTGTTGTTTCAGCATTATATTGGGCAGTAAATATGTTTACAAAAGAAAATGATTCCGTAATTATATTAACACCTGTCTACTATCCATTCCATAACTGTGTAAAAGATAGTAATAGAAATTTAATAACATGTGACTTAAATTATGACAATGGAATTTACACAATAAACTATGACAAATTTGAAGAAAACATTATTGAAAATAATGTAAAATTATTTATTCTTTGCTCTCCTCATAATCCTGCCGGACGCGTATGGAAAGAAGAAGAACTTGAAAGATTACTTGAAATCTGTGAACACCACAATGTATTAGTAATATCTGATGAAATACACCAAGACCTTGTTTTTGGAGAACACAAACATATACCAACAGCTTCTATTGCTAATGGTAAATATGAAGATATGGTTATTACTGCATTTGCTTCTTCTAAAACCTTTAATTTAGCAACTTGTTTAACTTCTACAATTGTAATAAAAAATGAAAAGCTTAGAAATACTTGGGATGAATTCACTAAAATTTATAATCAGGTTGAAGTAAATATATTTGGCTTGACTGCTGTAGAGGCTGTATTAAAAGGTGGAGAGGAATGGTATCAAGCTCTTAAAGAGGTAATCTTACACAACTATAATACTGTAGTTGATGAGATGAAAGAGTTTCCTGACACATACATTGCTCCACTAGAAGGAACTTATCTTTTATTTATGGATTTAAGAAAATATATACCTCTTAATCAAATTAAAGAATTTACACAAGATAAATGCCGATTAGCTGTAGACTATGGTGAATGGTTCGGTGAGAACTGGAAAGGATTTATACGTCTTAATCTAGGAACTCATCCTGATATAGTTCTAAAAGCAATAACAAATATAAAAGATAATCTTCGTAACATAAAAAATAAATAA
- a CDS encoding dicarboxylate/amino acid:cation symporter, whose protein sequence is MKTLWNTYKSSILLLASMLLGGIIGFFWGEGAQVLQPVADIFLNLLYCCVVPLIFCSLTSAIAKMENLAKLKKILLAFLVGTIVTGIIACLFMVVTCLIFDPGKGAVLDLTQDVENIEGSMNFLGMFTVNDFPLLFSKSNLMALIVFTIIFSIAIIMSGEKGKPILKLIDSLSEIIIKVIGIVMKIAPIGLGCYFAILIGQYGEQVIGPLSRALLIYLCVVIIYFVFSQTAMAYIGAGTKGVKKWWQTSLPSTLTALGTCSSAATLPVNIIQAKELGIPDDVADITIPLGANLHKDGACIIQILKIAFLCSVFGMTYATPKNIILSIVVSIVASIVMGAIPAGGYVAEIFIISAFGFPTVAIPIMVLIGTITDPPATVVNVTGDTGLAMVIARFVEGKNWMNDKEQTKQSLKI, encoded by the coding sequence ATGAAAACTTTATGGAATACTTATAAATCATCTATATTATTATTAGCTTCAATGTTACTTGGAGGCATTATAGGATTTTTCTGGGGAGAGGGCGCACAAGTATTACAGCCAGTTGCGGATATTTTCTTAAACTTATTATATTGTTGTGTTGTTCCTTTAATATTTTGCTCATTAACATCAGCTATTGCTAAAATGGAAAACTTAGCAAAACTAAAAAAAATTCTTTTAGCATTTTTAGTAGGAACTATTGTTACTGGAATTATAGCATGTCTATTTATGGTAGTTACATGTCTAATATTTGATCCAGGTAAAGGAGCTGTTCTTGATTTAACACAAGATGTAGAAAACATAGAAGGTAGTATGAACTTCTTAGGAATGTTTACAGTCAATGATTTCCCACTACTTTTCTCTAAAAGTAATTTAATGGCATTAATAGTCTTCACTATTATATTCTCTATTGCAATTATAATGTCTGGAGAAAAAGGTAAGCCTATTCTTAAGCTTATTGACAGTTTATCTGAGATTATTATAAAAGTCATAGGAATTGTTATGAAAATAGCTCCAATTGGTCTTGGTTGTTACTTTGCAATATTAATAGGTCAATATGGTGAGCAAGTTATTGGTCCTCTATCAAGAGCACTTTTAATTTACCTTTGCGTAGTTATTATTTATTTTGTATTTTCACAAACAGCTATGGCATATATAGGTGCTGGCACAAAAGGTGTAAAAAAATGGTGGCAAACTTCATTACCATCAACATTAACAGCACTTGGAACATGTTCATCAGCTGCAACTTTACCAGTAAATATAATCCAAGCTAAAGAACTTGGAATACCTGATGATGTTGCTGATATTACAATCCCACTAGGTGCTAACTTGCATAAAGATGGAGCTTGTATAATTCAAATATTAAAAATTGCATTTTTATGCTCAGTATTTGGTATGACTTATGCGACACCTAAAAATATTATTTTATCTATTGTTGTATCAATTGTTGCATCTATTGTCATGGGTGCTATTCCAGCCGGTGGATATGTTGCTGAAATATTCATAATTTCAGCTTTTGGTTTCCCAACTGTTGCAATTCCTATAATGGTATTAATCGGAACTATTACTGATCCTCCAGCAACAGTAGTTAACGTTACAGGAGATACAGGCCTAGCCATGGTTATAGCACGCTTCGTGGAAGGTAAAAATTGGATGAATGATAAGGAACAAACAAAACAAAGTCTAAAAATATAA
- a CDS encoding ferric reductase-like transmembrane domain-containing protein, translating to MSFLISIIIAIFFVVVFRNFIKKHSKLCYIITTILSILLIVGTYTGTISNLPSWFTNNVYPILIKSSFSTALFVIVMYTGAFKNGSSLVKFLMPIRAELSIIASILTLSHNISFGKNHFVKLFTAPQTMAPNMFIAAIISILLITLMIPLMITSFPSIRKKMGAKKWKKLQKTAYLFYALIYAHVMFIMVPIAKSGILDYKVNVLVYSIIFLTYAAMRIHKECVKKGLSKPKSLAPIIAATISFALINGYAFYN from the coding sequence ATGAGTTTTTTAATTTCTATCATTATTGCTATATTTTTCGTAGTAGTTTTTCGTAATTTTATAAAAAAGCATTCTAAGCTTTGTTATATAATAACTACTATATTATCTATTTTATTAATAGTAGGTACATATACCGGCACGATTTCTAACTTGCCTAGTTGGTTTACTAATAACGTATACCCTATTTTAATAAAAAGTAGCTTCTCTACTGCTTTATTTGTAATTGTTATGTATACTGGAGCATTTAAAAACGGAAGTTCATTGGTTAAATTTTTAATGCCTATTAGAGCTGAACTATCTATAATTGCAAGTATCCTTACTCTTTCTCATAATATTTCATTTGGTAAAAATCACTTTGTAAAACTTTTTACTGCCCCGCAAACAATGGCACCTAATATGTTTATAGCTGCTATCATAAGTATCCTATTAATAACTCTTATGATTCCACTAATGATTACATCTTTCCCAAGTATAAGAAAGAAAATGGGAGCTAAAAAGTGGAAAAAGCTTCAAAAAACTGCATATTTATTCTATGCACTTATTTATGCTCATGTAATGTTTATAATGGTTCCTATTGCAAAATCAGGTATCTTAGATTATAAGGTAAATGTTTTAGTTTATAGCATAATATTCCTTACTTATGCTGCAATGCGTATACATAAAGAATGCGTTAAAAAAGGTCTTTCTAAACCAAAATCTTTAGCTCCTATAATAGCTGCAACTATATCATTTGCTTTAATTAATGGTTATGCCTTCTATAATTAA
- a CDS encoding DUF6179 domain-containing protein translates to MNLQTTNYEFNINNIDKNQYYISLVKECIKANIIDNKVIYTTQLELGKLLKEIIMKYTKGESSSVTNETAEKLLIAIWYTIDAYLSSFDNIEDSIEVIKNKSLEKMYNEGKIILKEKFEITKELYEKTIENKLDIEIIAYNDTLLEGIKAFFVNYDIKFEPHDAPGSIDYPLAFDDWSVKGLNYIKNYLENINIENRICRYFDQSSIKNMLEQYGRMYHINYRDLLINVFELTITNAVFSFIINRNYKTLEINEDEFMYLEENLKNLNNDISKLIDLCVDKIIDDFNIVNEDEINYLKRYKKVIINSTISGIKNNNFKNILVITKNEEIPKNRFIIEEENSLDDDEFKNIIEAIIEEDNIFNKINIIKSKINSIKDFIDMLESDCLFKDEYTQLFNSLTNLELSILGKFIFNEECRMNKLKLKDVIYSEFDINNEWEYYYIEFIKSLDEDRINSIEISINDMNEQS, encoded by the coding sequence ATGAATTTACAAACAACAAACTATGAATTTAATATTAATAATATAGATAAAAATCAATACTATATATCTCTTGTGAAAGAGTGTATAAAAGCAAATATTATAGATAATAAAGTAATTTACACTACACAGTTAGAGCTAGGAAAGCTTTTAAAAGAAATTATCATGAAATATACTAAGGGGGAGAGTAGCTCAGTAACAAATGAAACTGCTGAAAAACTACTTATTGCTATATGGTATACAATAGATGCCTATTTATCTAGCTTTGATAATATAGAAGATAGTATTGAGGTTATAAAAAATAAAAGTTTAGAAAAAATGTATAATGAAGGAAAGATAATTTTAAAAGAAAAATTTGAAATTACAAAAGAGCTATATGAAAAAACTATTGAAAATAAGCTAGATATTGAAATTATAGCTTATAATGATACTTTACTAGAAGGCATTAAAGCTTTCTTTGTAAATTATGATATTAAATTTGAGCCTCATGATGCGCCTGGAAGTATAGATTATCCTTTGGCTTTTGATGATTGGAGCGTTAAAGGTCTTAATTATATAAAGAATTATCTTGAAAATATTAATATAGAAAATAGAATTTGTAGGTATTTTGATCAAAGTTCTATAAAGAATATGTTAGAGCAGTATGGAAGAATGTATCATATAAATTATAGAGATTTATTAATTAATGTATTTGAACTTACTATTACCAATGCTGTATTTTCTTTTATTATAAATAGAAATTATAAAACATTAGAGATTAATGAAGATGAATTTATGTATTTAGAAGAAAATCTTAAAAATTTAAATAATGATATAAGTAAATTAATAGATTTATGTGTAGATAAAATTATAGATGATTTTAATATAGTAAATGAAGATGAAATTAATTATCTTAAAAGATATAAAAAAGTCATAATAAATTCAACTATATCAGGTATAAAGAATAACAATTTTAAAAATATTTTAGTAATCACTAAAAATGAAGAAATACCTAAAAATAGATTTATAATAGAGGAAGAAAATAGTTTAGATGATGATGAATTTAAAAATATAATTGAAGCTATAATTGAGGAAGATAATATATTTAATAAAATCAATATTATAAAATCTAAGATAAATTCTATAAAGGATTTTATAGATATGTTAGAAAGTGATTGTTTATTTAAGGATGAATATACACAATTGTTTAATTCCTTAACAAATCTTGAATTATCAATTTTAGGTAAGTTTATATTTAATGAAGAGTGTAGAATGAATAAATTAAAGTTAAAAGATGTGATCTATAGTGAATTTGATATAAATAATGAGTGGGAATATTATTATATTGAATTTATTAAGAGCTTAGATGAGGATAGAATTAATAGTATCGAAATTAGTATTAATGATATGAATGAACAATCTTGA
- a CDS encoding DUF6323 family protein, protein MISPIILKSLNSSLQIMQESEILELNEKSQIYGLTLNKEDVQEIINSRNNTLKNYGRIELDINVTKRIIENLYKSQYTDKDDYVEVINDLQEIFYYLKNETLDQISDIEIIEIIDEFYNNCSGRVDIVQEKSEEFAKKYRWGIDGEM, encoded by the coding sequence ATGATTTCTCCAATAATATTAAAGTCATTAAATTCAAGCTTACAAATTATGCAAGAAAGTGAGATATTAGAGTTAAATGAAAAGTCACAAATATATGGATTAACTTTAAATAAAGAAGATGTTCAAGAAATAATAAATTCAAGAAATAATACCTTAAAAAATTATGGAAGAATTGAACTAGATATCAATGTAACAAAAAGAATTATAGAAAATTTATATAAATCTCAGTATACAGATAAAGATGATTATGTAGAGGTAATTAATGATTTACAGGAGATATTTTATTATTTAAAAAATGAGACTTTAGATCAAATAAGCGATATAGAAATTATTGAGATAATAGATGAATTTTATAATAATTGTAGTGGAAGAGTTGATATTGTCCAAGAAAAGTCAGAGGAGTTTGCTAAAAAATATAGATGGGGAATAGATGGTGAAATGTAA